DNA sequence from the Teretinema zuelzerae genome:
TCGCCCCGCCGGCGGCTCCTCCGGCTGCGGCTCCCGCCAGCGCTCCGAGCGTACGAGACGCGGACGGAAGGCGGAGCACGCGCGGAAGCGGAGAGGCAAGAGCTCCGAGAGCAGAGCCCGCGGCGCCTCCGAGCCCGGCTCCGGCCGCCGCGCCGAGCGTTGCGGTTCCCACGGCGACGGCTTTGGAAGCCTGTTCAATATCTTGCGCCGAGTAGCCCCGGGGTTCGATTTTTTCGATGAGGGTGATGTCGGCGGGATCGAGAGAAACCTGAACCGACGCGGGAAAGGCGGTGTCCGCGCTCCGCCAGTCGGTCCGCAAAACGAGAACGCGGTTGAGCCAGTCGGTCCGCCGTTCGTCGATCGCCGCCCGCCGCAAATCGCAGACGACTGACGCCTCTCCCCTCGCGTGATAGACGGCGGCCCGGAAAAAACGGGGGTCGGCTCCGGCGGGAGAAGCCTGAACGAGATAGCGGGAAAAGCGCACGGTCTCGAGGACGAGGGCCGACTCGGGACGGGCAAGAAATCGCTCGGCCCCGGAAAGCGTCATTCGGTTGACGGCGTAGCGGACGCCGATAGCCAAGAGGAGGGCCGCCGAGAGGGCCGCGAGGACGGCGAGTGCGAAGGCCGGCGGATTCGCGCGGAAGGACTGCGCGATGTTCGACTTTTTCATGCTGGTATAGTATCACGGGGTCCGGGATGCGGAAAATAAAAATCAGTTCTGCCGGGGCGTATTGCCCACGAGGGCCCATCCGGTATATAGTTGCCGTATTATTGATCCATTAGCTCAGTTGGATAGAGCGGTTGCCTCCTAAGCAACAGGTCGGACGTTCGATTCGTCTATGGATCAAAGCACAGAAAAAAAGGCGCCGAGCCGGCGCGAACGAATGCGTTCAAGCCGGGCCCGGCGCCTTTATTTTAAAGCCGGTCGGCGTTAAAAATCGATTCTGATGGAACCGAGGCCGGTTTTCAAATTCACCGTTGCGGGAGCAGAAGAATCTCCGGCAGTCCCGTTCCCGGCGCCGTTCCAGGATTTTCCGTCGATGCTCACGGAACCGAGTCCGCGCTCGAACCTGATGAAGTAGCGGTCCGCGCCGCCTGAAAGCTTCATCCCGACGGAACCCATGCCGGTAGAGACCGAGCTGCGGTCGCCCAAGCTGCCTTCGAACTGAAGGCGCCCGGCGCCGGTTTCGATGCGGGCGGAGTCGAAGGACGCGGCGGTCAACACGACGGAGCCGGCGGCTGTTTCGAGAGCCGCGCTGCCGGCGGTAATATTTCTGCCGGCAACTGAACCCGCTCCATTTTCCAGGGAGAAGCGGAGCGTCTCCAAGTCCGAGAGTTCCACGTTGCCGGCTCCGAGTTCCAGATGAACATCCTGCAAGCGTATCTCAGGACCCAGAGTGATTTCCAGTTTCGGCATCCTGAACCCCTGCCTCGAGGAGAATCGGCCCTTCCAGTCCCGCTCTTCGAAAGAAAAGGAGTCGTCGTCGGAGTCGGTCCTGATGCCGTCCGAGGGAAAGTCCAGAGCACGCCAAGCGCTCGAGTCTCCTGAACGGATGACCAAACTGCCGGCGGCGAGCGAGACGTCGATTTTCTCAAGACCTGAAGGAAGAACGCCCTCGATGATTTCCACCCGGCTTATGTCCGCCTCTTCGGCGTCGTCGGCGCTCCCCCAGGATCTCTCCCAGCCGCGCTCGAAGCTGAACCCGTCGCCCGAGCGGTCGAAACGCCAGTGCATGAAGCCGGGCCATCGGCCGCCCATCGATAATCCGACAGCGACGAGAACGGCGCCGACAACCAGAAGAACAAAGCCTTTTCCGAGCCCGTCCAGGGGCGAATTACCTCTCATATCTTCCTCCGCTGCCG
Encoded proteins:
- a CDS encoding DUF4097 family beta strand repeat-containing protein, which gives rise to MRGNSPLDGLGKGFVLLVVGAVLVAVGLSMGGRWPGFMHWRFDRSGDGFSFERGWERSWGSADDAEEADISRVEIIEGVLPSGLEKIDVSLAAGSLVIRSGDSSAWRALDFPSDGIRTDSDDDSFSFEERDWKGRFSSRQGFRMPKLEITLGPEIRLQDVHLELGAGNVELSDLETLRFSLENGAGSVAGRNITAGSAALETAAGSVVLTAASFDSARIETGAGRLQFEGSLGDRSSVSTGMGSVGMKLSGGADRYFIRFERGLGSVSIDGKSWNGAGNGTAGDSSAPATVNLKTGLGSIRIDF